A single Arachidicoccus sp. BS20 DNA region contains:
- a CDS encoding ATP-dependent DNA helicase — translation MTIKEQLEKFNQAYNSLNAEQHKAVDTIEGAVIVNAGPGTGKTQILATRIGNILMQTDTNPNEILCLTYTDNGAVEMRNRLLKIIGTAAYGVKIHTFHSFCNEVIQDNLSYFGKWNLEPVSDIEEIDLYNKLIDSIEPDNILKRFRGDVYYEAARLKSLFSLMKKEAWDADYFNEKINEYLRDLPTRDEFVYKRKYKEFNVGDPNPNKIAAETEKMEMLRAAANLFPRYNKMMADMSRYNFDDMILWVLNAFAKNEDLLLDYQERFLYFLVDEFQDTSRSQNLLLQYLTNHWDVPNVFVVGDADQSIFSFQDANVANIIDFEKKYEGEIVKIDLVNNYRSTQVILEAAYRLISNNKLRTVSIENDKPLTASNAALQSVSAQPAIIEYPNVTHEAMDIALQIESLVNSGVSGKEIAVIYRNHAQVESIAAILENKDIPVNSRKKIDVLELPFIQNIISILTWIDKENTIPFSADDLLFKMLHFNFFSAKPSAIALLSMRMNEKNIGRKDDRYSLRRMLSELKASNGDLFAQPDNSLQQISEVLEYLLKQANNITVQQLVELVIQRAGVLSYVMQNAEKPWLMQILNSFFNFIKDTCKRKPDLTLHELLYNIGIMQRNKIAVPLYKVVASDNGVNLITAHASKGSEYDYVFVTGCINKIWDESNAGNNRTYKYPDNLLSGGNSHGDDLEESRRLFYVAITRAKTHLQISYSVKDKNEKPLVQSTFVKEICDGMNWQPLPKALPDAQLTDYLALQFSETALPEIELVEENYISQILKNYSLSVTHLNNYLDCPLKFYYQNLIRVPSAKSESMVFGSAIHFALQRLFEKMKSNDNTFPSSQELLDDFNWFMQKNRDAFTPESFILKMDYGKKILPAYYESHIDNWNKIVLVERNIRNVSVDNVPLNGKLDKLEFSGKQVNVVDYKTGKYQNAKKKLNAPDMENAAKARENGELEKAHELEVGGDYWRQAVFYKILMDNDRTNDWDAISTAFEFVEPVSDEYKTEKVLVTPQDISIVTQQIKDTWQKIQGREFKTGCGKPDCEWCKFVKTNNMAVALHEASEEEV, via the coding sequence ATGACTATCAAAGAACAACTCGAAAAATTTAATCAGGCATATAACTCCCTCAATGCCGAACAGCACAAAGCCGTTGATACGATTGAAGGCGCGGTAATCGTAAACGCCGGTCCGGGTACGGGAAAAACGCAGATACTGGCGACGCGTATCGGCAATATTCTGATGCAGACCGATACCAATCCCAACGAAATTCTGTGCCTTACTTATACCGATAACGGCGCGGTGGAAATGCGCAACCGCCTGTTGAAAATCATTGGTACGGCGGCGTATGGCGTGAAGATTCATACATTTCATTCTTTTTGCAACGAAGTGATTCAGGACAATCTCAGCTATTTCGGCAAGTGGAATTTGGAGCCTGTCAGCGATATTGAAGAAATCGATTTGTACAACAAACTGATTGATTCCATTGAGCCGGATAATATTTTAAAGCGTTTTCGCGGCGATGTGTATTACGAAGCCGCAAGACTGAAATCGTTATTCAGCCTGATGAAAAAAGAGGCTTGGGATGCGGATTATTTTAACGAAAAAATTAATGAGTACCTGCGAGATTTGCCCACACGCGATGAATTTGTTTATAAAAGAAAATACAAGGAATTTAATGTGGGAGACCCAAATCCGAATAAGATTGCAGCCGAAACAGAAAAGATGGAAATGCTGCGTGCAGCTGCAAATCTTTTTCCGCGCTACAACAAAATGATGGCGGACATGAGCCGTTATAATTTTGACGATATGATTTTGTGGGTGCTGAATGCTTTCGCAAAAAACGAAGATTTGCTGCTCGATTATCAGGAGCGTTTTTTGTATTTTCTCGTAGATGAGTTTCAAGATACAAGCCGTTCGCAAAACCTGTTACTGCAATATCTCACAAACCATTGGGACGTACCGAATGTGTTTGTCGTAGGCGATGCAGACCAAAGTATTTTTTCTTTTCAGGATGCAAATGTTGCGAATATTATTGATTTTGAAAAAAAATATGAAGGCGAAATCGTGAAGATTGATTTGGTCAATAATTACCGTTCTACGCAAGTCATTCTGGAGGCGGCTTACAGGCTTATTTCGAACAATAAATTAAGAACCGTTTCCATTGAAAACGATAAGCCGCTTACGGCTTCAAACGCAGCACTGCAAAGCGTTTCCGCGCAGCCGGCGATTATAGAATATCCCAATGTTACGCACGAAGCGATGGATATTGCTTTGCAGATTGAAAGCCTTGTAAACAGCGGTGTCAGCGGAAAAGAGATTGCCGTGATTTATCGCAACCACGCGCAGGTGGAAAGCATTGCCGCTATTCTCGAAAACAAAGATATTCCTGTCAATTCGAGAAAAAAAATCGATGTGTTGGAACTGCCTTTTATCCAGAATATCATCAGTATTTTGACGTGGATTGATAAAGAAAATACCATTCCGTTTAGTGCGGATGACTTGTTGTTTAAGATGCTGCATTTTAATTTTTTCTCTGCAAAACCTTCTGCTATCGCGCTTTTGAGTATGCGGATGAACGAAAAAAATATCGGCAGAAAAGACGACCGATATTCATTGCGCAGAATGTTGAGCGAGCTGAAAGCAAGCAACGGCGACTTATTTGCGCAGCCCGATAACAGCTTGCAACAGATAAGCGAAGTGCTGGAATATTTGCTGAAGCAAGCCAATAATATAACTGTTCAGCAGCTGGTTGAGCTGGTTATTCAGCGCGCAGGCGTGTTATCATACGTCATGCAAAACGCAGAAAAGCCCTGGCTGATGCAGATTTTAAATTCGTTCTTCAATTTTATCAAAGATACTTGCAAACGCAAGCCTGACTTGACTTTGCACGAATTGTTGTATAATATCGGCATTATGCAGAGGAATAAAATTGCCGTGCCTTTGTACAAAGTTGTTGCTTCGGATAACGGCGTGAACCTGATTACTGCACACGCATCTAAAGGCTCGGAATACGATTATGTTTTTGTTACAGGTTGTATCAATAAAATTTGGGACGAAAGCAATGCAGGCAATAACAGAACGTATAAATATCCCGATAATTTATTGAGCGGCGGCAACAGTCATGGAGACGATTTGGAAGAAAGCAGAAGATTGTTTTACGTGGCGATTACGCGCGCCAAAACGCATTTGCAGATTTCTTATTCCGTAAAAGACAAGAATGAAAAGCCGTTGGTGCAATCCACTTTTGTGAAGGAAATATGCGACGGCATGAACTGGCAACCTTTGCCGAAAGCCCTTCCTGATGCGCAATTGACAGATTATCTTGCTTTGCAGTTCAGTGAAACGGCACTGCCGGAAATTGAACTTGTGGAAGAAAATTATATCAGTCAAATCCTGAAAAATTATTCGTTGAGCGTTACGCATCTGAACAATTATCTGGATTGTCCGCTGAAGTTTTATTACCAAAACCTGATTCGCGTTCCTTCCGCAAAAAGTGAAAGTATGGTGTTCGGAAGCGCCATACATTTTGCCTTGCAGCGTTTGTTTGAAAAGATGAAAAGCAACGATAATACTTTTCCATCGTCGCAGGAATTACTGGACGATTTTAATTGGTTTATGCAGAAAAACCGCGATGCTTTCACGCCGGAAAGTTTTATTTTAAAAATGGATTACGGCAAAAAAATATTACCGGCTTATTACGAATCGCATATCGATAACTGGAATAAAATTGTGTTGGTAGAACGCAATATCCGGAATGTTTCCGTGGACAATGTTCCGCTTAACGGAAAGCTGGACAAACTGGAATTTTCGGGCAAGCAAGTGAACGTGGTGGACTATAAAACGGGTAAATATCAAAATGCTAAAAAGAAACTGAATGCGCCTGATATGGAGAACGCAGCCAAAGCGAGGGAAAACGGAGAACTTGAAAAAGCTCACGAGTTAGAAGTTGGTGGCGATTACTGGCGGCAGGCTGTTTTTTATAAAATACTGATGGACAACGACCGCACGAACGACTGGGATGCCATCAGTACGGCGTTTGAATTTGTTGAACCTGTAAGCGATGAATATAAAACGGAAAAGGTGTTGGTAACGCCACAGGATATTTCCATTGTTACGCAACAAATAAAAGATACATGGCAGAAGATTCAGGGTCGCGAATTTAAAACAGGTTGCGGCAAACCCGATTGCGAATGGTGCAAATTTGTAAAGACTAATAATATGGCTGTCGCTTTGCATGAAGCGAGCGAAGAAGAAGTGTAA
- the fmt gene encoding methionyl-tRNA formyltransferase, which yields MKDFKDLRIVFMGTPEFAVASLDALINAGANIVGVITMPDKPSGRGMQLSQSAVKKYAVEHNLFLLQPEKLKNEDFIQQLKSLNADVQIVVAFRMLPEIVWNMPSMGTINLHGSLLPQYRGAAPINWAIINGEKETGVTTFKLQHAIDTGNILLQEKFPIDEKDTAGTVHDKMKIIGAELLLKTLKGLCGDSLQETMQSSSFEEKYLKPAPKIFTETCKIDFSKTVEAVYNLIRGLSPFPAAFTELNGRKLKIFFAEKEIVAHDKTTGEYETDEKSFLKFACSNGFIHVKDIQLEGKKRMQIEDFLRGYRF from the coding sequence ATGAAAGATTTCAAAGACTTAAGAATCGTATTCATGGGAACGCCCGAATTTGCTGTGGCTTCGCTTGATGCGTTAATCAATGCAGGTGCAAATATCGTGGGCGTAATTACGATGCCGGATAAACCTTCCGGGCGTGGAATGCAGCTTTCGCAAAGCGCAGTAAAAAAGTATGCGGTAGAACATAATCTGTTTTTATTGCAACCCGAAAAACTGAAAAATGAAGATTTTATTCAGCAATTAAAATCCTTGAATGCAGATGTTCAAATCGTAGTTGCATTCCGAATGTTGCCCGAAATTGTTTGGAATATGCCATCAATGGGAACAATAAATTTACACGGTTCTTTGCTGCCGCAATATCGTGGCGCAGCGCCGATTAACTGGGCAATTATCAATGGCGAAAAAGAAACAGGTGTTACTACTTTTAAGTTGCAACACGCGATTGATACCGGCAATATTTTATTGCAGGAAAAATTTCCGATTGACGAAAAAGATACTGCCGGAACTGTTCATGATAAGATGAAAATAATAGGAGCGGAGCTTTTGCTAAAAACGCTGAAAGGCTTGTGCGGCGATAGTTTGCAGGAAACTATGCAATCTTCTTCCTTTGAGGAAAAATATTTAAAACCTGCACCGAAAATTTTTACCGAAACCTGCAAAATAGATTTCTCCAAAACAGTTGAAGCAGTGTATAATCTCATTCGCGGGTTGTCGCCTTTTCCTGCAGCGTTTACCGAGCTGAATGGAAGAAAGTTGAAAATTTTCTTTGCGGAAAAAGAAATTGTTGCGCACGATAAAACAACCGGAGAATATGAAACCGATGAAAAATCCTTCCTGAAGTTTGCTTGCAGCAATGGTTTTATTCATGTAAAAGATATTCAGTTGGAAGGTAAAAAAAGAATGCAGATTGAAGATTTTTTAAGAGGTTATCGATTTTGA
- a CDS encoding IS982 family transposase has product MLNGDKVIRIFCLVDDLLKGIGHQEDVRCRVSDSEVITTAIVAALYLGGHHDNARGFMQMTGMCPQMLDKSRYNRRLHRLEPLLCSMFFQLGGYLKDISGASSYVIDSFPVAVCDNIRISRSKMLKGKQWRGRQSSMRRYLYGVKVQVLTTAKGIPVEFGFVPGSESDVQALKKLPLSVAPESCIYGDAAYTDYTIEDDMLEAENIHLMIGRKSNSKRKDEPWVRFLKEHSRKRIETTFSEIKNLFLRKIHAVTFKGFLLKILMFIFAYTLNRLTD; this is encoded by the coding sequence ATGCTCAACGGGGATAAAGTTATAAGAATATTTTGTTTGGTAGATGATTTATTAAAAGGAATTGGTCATCAGGAAGATGTACGTTGTCGAGTAAGCGATAGCGAAGTGATAACAACGGCAATCGTAGCGGCTCTTTATTTGGGGGGACATCATGATAATGCGAGAGGTTTTATGCAAATGACGGGCATGTGTCCTCAGATGTTGGACAAAAGCAGATACAACAGGCGTTTGCACAGATTAGAGCCATTGTTGTGCAGTATGTTTTTTCAGCTTGGCGGGTATTTGAAAGACATCAGCGGAGCAAGCAGTTATGTGATAGATTCCTTTCCTGTAGCGGTTTGCGACAATATAAGAATATCGCGCAGCAAGATGCTGAAAGGCAAACAATGGCGTGGCAGGCAAAGCAGTATGCGCAGATATTTATACGGAGTAAAGGTGCAAGTGCTGACAACAGCGAAAGGCATACCGGTTGAATTTGGTTTTGTTCCCGGCAGTGAGAGCGATGTGCAGGCATTGAAAAAGCTGCCGTTAAGCGTAGCGCCTGAAAGTTGTATTTACGGCGATGCCGCTTATACGGATTACACCATCGAAGATGATATGTTGGAAGCAGAGAACATTCATTTAATGATTGGCAGGAAGTCCAACAGCAAAAGAAAGGATGAACCTTGGGTAAGATTTTTGAAAGAACACAGCAGAAAAAGAATTGAAACAACATTCAGCGAAATCAAAAATCTGTTCCTTAGAAAGATTCACGCTGTAACTTTTAAAGGTTTTTTACTGAAAATATTGATGTTTATTTTCGCTTATACCTTGAATAGACTTACTGATTAA
- a CDS encoding heme exporter protein CcmB: MQTQTTAKIYKLNRSVLALIKKDLLLEMRQQYTLYGILLYVASTIFVVYITLGQPEDTVWNALFWVVQLFVCVNAVAKSFLQENKGRMLYFYSIASAKDFIVAKLVFNAILMLVMTLLSMLVFTVLLGNPLYNLWQFVGIASLGGLGLSFVFTFLAAIAAKAQQQAALMAVMGFPVIVPQLMLLGKVSKIAFSPALYSGLGKMIGLLVAFDALVIVLALILFPFLWKD; encoded by the coding sequence GTGCAGACACAAACCACGGCTAAAATATATAAATTGAACCGTTCCGTACTTGCATTGATTAAAAAAGATTTGTTGCTCGAAATGCGGCAGCAATACACGCTTTACGGCATTTTGCTGTATGTGGCTTCGACCATTTTTGTTGTGTACATTACGCTCGGTCAGCCGGAAGATACGGTGTGGAATGCGTTGTTTTGGGTGGTGCAATTATTTGTGTGTGTGAATGCTGTGGCAAAAAGTTTTTTGCAGGAGAACAAAGGACGAATGTTATACTTCTATTCCATTGCCAGCGCGAAAGATTTTATTGTTGCAAAACTTGTCTTCAACGCAATCTTAATGTTGGTAATGACTTTGCTTTCCATGCTTGTATTTACGGTGCTTTTGGGCAATCCGTTGTACAATCTTTGGCAGTTCGTCGGTATTGCAAGTTTGGGCGGATTGGGATTGAGTTTCGTATTTACATTTCTCGCGGCAATCGCTGCTAAAGCACAACAGCAAGCTGCTTTAATGGCTGTGATGGGATTCCCTGTAATTGTGCCACAACTGATGTTGCTCGGTAAGGTTTCCAAGATTGCGTTTTCTCCAGCATTATATTCGGGCTTGGGAAAGATGATTGGATTGCTGGTTGCGTTTGATGCTTTGGTAATTGTACTGGCGTTGATATTGTTCCCTTTTTTGTGGAAAGATTGA
- a CDS encoding thymidine kinase, translating to MFIEPSLKGENRGWIEVICGSMFSGKTEELIRRLKRVEIAGLKAEIFKPSIDVRYSEQAVVSHDANEIQSTPVSSSQNILLLSQDVNVVGIDEAQFFDSEIVNVCEILARKGVRVIVAGLDMDYKGRPFGPMPQLLAVADYITKLHAICVKCGNIASMSYRKVSQDSQVLLGEKETYEPRCRSCYYEGENI from the coding sequence ATGTTCATAGAACCAAGCCTGAAAGGCGAAAACAGAGGTTGGATTGAAGTGATTTGCGGCTCCATGTTCAGCGGAAAAACCGAAGAACTGATTCGCAGATTAAAGCGCGTAGAAATTGCAGGGCTGAAAGCAGAAATCTTCAAACCCTCGATTGACGTGCGTTACAGCGAGCAAGCTGTTGTGAGCCACGATGCCAATGAAATTCAAAGTACGCCTGTAAGCTCTTCGCAAAATATTTTGTTGCTGTCGCAGGATGTAAATGTTGTAGGTATTGACGAAGCACAATTCTTTGACAGCGAAATTGTAAACGTATGCGAAATACTCGCCCGCAAAGGCGTTCGCGTAATTGTTGCCGGTTTGGATATGGATTACAAAGGTCGCCCGTTCGGACCGATGCCGCAATTGCTGGCAGTGGCGGATTACATTACAAAATTGCACGCAATCTGCGTGAAGTGCGGCAACATTGCGAGCATGTCTTACCGCAAAGTGTCGCAGGATTCGCAAGTGTTATTAGGCGAAAAAGAAACTTATGAACCGCGTTGCAGAAGCTGTTATTACGAAGGAGAGAATATTTGA
- the pdhA gene encoding pyruvate dehydrogenase (acetyl-transferring) E1 component subunit alpha → MATTQYSKETYLYWYELMQLIRQFELAAEEKYKMAGKIRGFFHAYVGQEAIAAGCMTATRPEDPFITAYRDHGLGIAKGITPNAAMAELYGKATGCAKGKGGSMHFFSKEHHFFGGHGIVGGQIGVGAGLAFAEQYNGTDNVALCFFGDGAARQGVLHETFNLAMLWNLPVVFICENNHYAMGTSVERTSNVIDIYKLADAYDMPGDKVDGMNPETVHEAVSRAVKRAREKGGPTLLEIKTYRYKGHSISDPGKYRTKEELEEYKSKDPIVVIRKKIKDGNIASDEEIAAIDERINKVVEDAVKFAEESPFPKPEAVLEDVMMDENYPYITD, encoded by the coding sequence GTGGCTACAACTCAATATTCAAAAGAAACATACCTTTATTGGTACGAATTAATGCAACTCATCCGTCAGTTTGAATTGGCGGCAGAAGAAAAATATAAAATGGCCGGAAAAATTCGCGGATTTTTTCATGCTTATGTGGGTCAGGAAGCAATCGCAGCCGGCTGTATGACGGCTACACGCCCCGAAGACCCGTTTATTACTGCTTACCGCGACCATGGTTTGGGTATTGCAAAAGGTATTACACCAAACGCTGCAATGGCTGAACTGTACGGAAAAGCAACAGGCTGTGCCAAAGGAAAAGGCGGCAGTATGCACTTCTTCAGTAAAGAACATCATTTTTTTGGCGGACATGGAATTGTGGGCGGACAAATAGGCGTAGGTGCAGGTTTGGCTTTCGCTGAACAATACAATGGCACAGACAATGTAGCACTTTGTTTCTTCGGCGATGGCGCTGCGCGTCAGGGCGTGTTGCACGAAACATTCAATCTTGCCATGTTGTGGAATCTGCCTGTAGTTTTCATTTGCGAGAATAATCATTACGCAATGGGAACTTCTGTGGAAAGAACTTCCAACGTGATTGATATTTATAAATTAGCTGATGCTTACGATATGCCCGGCGATAAAGTCGATGGCATGAATCCCGAAACAGTTCACGAAGCAGTTTCCCGCGCTGTAAAACGCGCACGCGAAAAAGGCGGACCGACTTTACTGGAAATAAAAACGTATCGCTACAAAGGGCATTCTATTTCCGACCCGGGAAAATACCGCACAAAAGAAGAATTAGAAGAGTACAAATCCAAAGACCCGATTGTGGTTATCCGTAAAAAAATAAAAGACGGCAATATTGCTTCCGATGAAGAAATTGCTGCAATTGACGAACGCATCAACAAAGTGGTGGAAGATGCCGTGAAGTTTGCGGAAGAAAGCCCGTTCCCGAAACCGGAAGCAGTTTTGGAAGATGTAATGATGGATGAAAATTATCCGTACATCACGGACTAA
- a CDS encoding tetratricopeptide repeat protein, translating to MAQNQVLSGDKFLDTWNRIQKPVLTVLSIVIIVLAGWFGYKKFVTEPKETNANNALAAVQAAFQQAIFSPTVDTATYKFVLNGEGVNKGALSIIRSYSGTNAANLAKYYAGESYLRLGDYNNAVKYLSDFSTDQKQIQMMAYGSLGDAYSELKKNAEAIDYYKKAAAQFEDDEVNASEFLYRAALLSEVSGKTQDAVTLYKELKDKFPNSQYSIQADKYLNRLQVQPNE from the coding sequence ATGGCTCAAAATCAGGTACTCTCCGGAGACAAATTTTTGGATACATGGAACAGAATTCAAAAGCCCGTATTGACGGTTCTTTCGATTGTGATAATTGTTTTGGCAGGTTGGTTCGGATATAAAAAATTCGTTACTGAACCAAAAGAAACTAATGCAAATAATGCACTCGCTGCCGTACAGGCAGCATTTCAGCAAGCAATTTTCAGCCCGACTGTGGATACGGCTACCTACAAATTTGTGCTAAACGGCGAAGGCGTAAATAAAGGTGCATTGTCTATTATCCGCAGCTATAGCGGTACAAACGCCGCTAATCTTGCTAAATATTATGCAGGCGAAAGTTATCTCCGTCTCGGCGATTATAACAATGCCGTGAAATATCTTAGTGATTTTTCAACAGACCAAAAGCAAATCCAGATGATGGCTTACGGTTCATTGGGCGATGCTTATAGTGAATTGAAAAAGAATGCAGAAGCAATTGATTATTACAAAAAAGCTGCGGCACAATTTGAAGATGATGAAGTAAATGCTTCTGAATTTTTGTACCGTGCAGCATTGCTAAGTGAAGTAAGCGGCAAAACACAAGATGCTGTTACCTTGTATAAAGAACTGAAAGATAAATTTCCAAATTCGCAATACAGCATTCAGGCAGATAAGTATCTGAATCGCTTACAGGTTCAACCTAACGAGTAA
- the ribH gene encoding 6,7-dimethyl-8-ribityllumazine synthase, with product MATQGNTILNKGIPQLKDAFVVIVKTEWNAHLVDKLEDGCIKILQENGAQYRTLVVPGAVEIPFAIKAYAESNQQKADAFITIGTVIRGGTPHFEYVCNMVTEGVSQLNLSLDAPVIFGVLTVNSEEEVIERTGGIHGHKGEEAAITALKMIELKRDLNK from the coding sequence ATGGCAACACAAGGCAATACAATTTTAAACAAAGGCATTCCTCAATTGAAGGATGCCTTTGTTGTAATAGTGAAAACCGAATGGAACGCACATTTGGTAGATAAATTAGAAGATGGCTGCATAAAAATTTTGCAGGAAAACGGCGCACAATACAGAACACTTGTGGTTCCCGGTGCGGTGGAAATTCCGTTTGCAATAAAGGCTTATGCAGAAAGCAATCAACAAAAAGCTGATGCATTTATTACGATTGGCACAGTTATCCGCGGTGGCACACCGCATTTTGAATATGTGTGCAACATGGTTACAGAGGGTGTATCGCAACTCAATCTTTCTTTAGATGCGCCCGTAATTTTTGGCGTACTTACCGTAAACAGTGAAGAAGAAGTAATCGAACGCACAGGCGGTATTCACGGACACAAAGGCGAAGAAGCTGCAATCACAGCTTTGAAGATGATTGAACTGAAAAGAGACTTGAACAAGTAG
- a CDS encoding (Fe-S)-binding protein — MNIQLFIPCFIDQLYPTVAFNMVKVLEKVGCSVSYNTNQTCCGQPAFNAGFQEEAKSVCKKFLEDFKGDELIVAPSASCAGFVKNYYKTLFENSSLKQDVEKISSRIYEFSDFLVNVLKVEKVGAKLEGKATYHDSCAALREIGLKQEPRKLLANVEGLELVEMAENETCCGFGGTFAVKFNPISVAMADQKITNAIATDAEYLISTDMSCLMHISGCANKKGAHIKSLHLADVLASGW, encoded by the coding sequence ATGAACATACAATTATTTATTCCTTGTTTTATTGACCAACTGTATCCTACCGTCGCATTCAATATGGTAAAAGTGTTAGAAAAAGTCGGATGCAGCGTATCGTATAATACGAATCAAACCTGTTGCGGACAGCCCGCGTTCAACGCAGGTTTCCAGGAAGAGGCGAAAAGTGTTTGCAAAAAATTTCTCGAAGATTTTAAAGGCGATGAACTAATTGTTGCGCCGAGTGCAAGTTGTGCCGGCTTTGTAAAAAATTATTACAAAACCTTGTTTGAAAATTCTTCTTTAAAGCAAGATGTTGAAAAAATCAGTTCGCGCATTTACGAGTTTTCCGATTTTTTAGTCAATGTTTTAAAAGTAGAAAAGGTAGGCGCAAAGCTTGAAGGAAAAGCTACTTATCACGACAGTTGCGCCGCACTGCGTGAAATCGGCTTAAAACAAGAGCCGAGAAAATTGCTGGCAAATGTGGAAGGTCTCGAACTGGTAGAAATGGCTGAAAACGAGACCTGCTGCGGATTTGGCGGCACATTCGCCGTAAAGTTTAATCCAATAAGTGTTGCAATGGCAGACCAAAAAATTACCAATGCAATCGCAACCGATGCGGAATATTTAATCAGTACGGATATGAGTTGCCTGATGCACATTTCCGGCTGCGCCAATAAAAAAGGCGCGCACATAAAATCGCTGCATTTGGCAGATGTATTGGCAAGCGGATGGTAG
- a CDS encoding EVE domain-containing protein — MAHWLVKSEPHKYSWEKFTEDKQTFWDGVRNYQARNNLRTMKKGEEVFFYHSNEGMEIVGIAKVVKEAYQDPTTDDERWVAVDLKPVKKLKKPVTLAQMKAEKKLQNLALIRQGRLSVCPVSDEEWETILEMAKK, encoded by the coding sequence ATGGCACATTGGCTCGTAAAATCAGAACCTCATAAATACAGTTGGGAAAAATTTACGGAAGACAAGCAGACTTTCTGGGACGGCGTGCGTAATTATCAGGCGCGCAACAATCTTCGCACCATGAAAAAAGGCGAGGAAGTTTTCTTTTATCACAGCAACGAAGGAATGGAAATCGTAGGTATTGCTAAGGTTGTAAAAGAAGCGTATCAAGATCCGACAACCGACGACGAACGCTGGGTGGCAGTGGACTTGAAGCCCGTAAAAAAACTAAAGAAACCGGTAACGCTTGCACAAATGAAAGCCGAAAAAAAATTACAAAACCTCGCATTAATCAGGCAAGGTCGTTTATCGGTTTGTCCCGTTTCAGATGAGGAATGGGAAACTATTTTAGAAATGGCGAAAAAATAA